In Allomuricauda ruestringensis DSM 13258, the following proteins share a genomic window:
- a CDS encoding ROK family protein, translating into MDLVIGIDIGGTKTKIGLVDETGKCHEKTFFRTKEFPNLDAYLDKIKSTSDELLAQFGEHANVIGCGIGAPNASSKNGTIENASNLVWKGSVPLVKLLKQRMDMPIRIMNDASAAALGEMLFGGAKNMTDFIVITLGTGFGAGIVANGQLIDGYDGFAGELGHVDMTMGDGRLTGLGVKGGLEAYVSATGLKRTVMYMQSKYMVDSRFRNIAYNDLHGEDITQAAEEGDEIALKAFDYTARIMAQALANFTAFTQPEAFILMGGLTNSGKWIMTPLEKYFNGFLLDVYKGKVKLLHSSMEGKTAAICGAAALIWENQKKKIA; encoded by the coding sequence ATGGATTTAGTAATCGGAATAGATATTGGAGGAACCAAAACCAAAATTGGATTGGTTGATGAAACTGGTAAATGCCACGAAAAAACTTTTTTTAGAACCAAGGAATTCCCAAACTTGGATGCTTATCTTGATAAAATAAAATCTACTTCCGATGAGCTTTTGGCACAGTTTGGAGAGCATGCCAATGTAATAGGTTGCGGTATCGGCGCCCCTAATGCTTCCAGTAAAAATGGAACCATAGAAAATGCCAGTAATTTAGTGTGGAAAGGCAGTGTTCCTTTGGTTAAACTCCTTAAGCAAAGAATGGACATGCCCATTCGCATAATGAACGACGCCAGTGCTGCCGCATTGGGCGAAATGCTCTTTGGAGGTGCTAAAAACATGACCGATTTTATTGTAATTACACTAGGTACAGGTTTTGGCGCCGGAATAGTGGCCAATGGTCAACTTATAGATGGATATGACGGATTCGCAGGCGAATTGGGCCATGTGGACATGACCATGGGAGATGGCAGGTTGACCGGACTTGGCGTAAAAGGAGGGTTGGAGGCTTATGTATCCGCTACCGGATTAAAGCGAACTGTTATGTATATGCAGAGCAAATATATGGTGGATAGCAGGTTTAGAAACATCGCCTATAACGACCTCCATGGGGAGGACATTACCCAAGCCGCGGAAGAAGGGGACGAAATTGCTCTTAAAGCTTTTGACTATACAGCCCGAATTATGGCACAGGCATTGGCCAACTTTACGGCATTTACCCAACCTGAAGCATTTATTTTAATGGGTGGGCTCACCAATAGCGGCAAGTGGATCATGACCCCTTTGGAAAAATACTTTAACGGGTTCCTTTTAGATGTGTACAAGGGAAAGGTAAAGCTCCTACACTCCAGCATGGAGGGAAAAACAGCGGCTATTTGCGGCGCCGCTGCACTCATCTGGGAAAACCAAAAGAAGAAAATTGCTTAA
- a CDS encoding universal stress protein, whose translation MSSLNKILIPFDFSEASVNALEYVVNFVGTERAINILGLYVGVMPISESDSEKLKRDFSKLLDSFNVKLKVDPEFTTDTGEVISTILSAQEKSNADLIMMGTMGDKITDEAITNTSKLVLEANCPVISIPYGTAIKEPKNIALVMGGEKIDDKNVLGTLLDIARAFDARIHVLTIYKDSVYDEEAIKESNENLLEYYLEHFYADHTFTKNEDVEQGILDYINEKSIDLLTILPRNHNEKSIPSEGRLTKLLTLHSEIPVLALD comes from the coding sequence ATGAGCAGTTTAAATAAAATATTAATTCCGTTTGATTTTTCCGAGGCATCAGTAAATGCCTTGGAGTATGTGGTCAATTTTGTGGGTACAGAGAGAGCTATAAATATCTTGGGCCTTTATGTAGGCGTTATGCCCATTAGTGAATCCGATAGTGAAAAATTAAAAAGAGATTTTTCCAAATTATTGGATTCTTTCAATGTAAAATTGAAAGTGGACCCTGAATTCACTACCGATACGGGTGAAGTAATCAGCACTATTCTTTCCGCCCAAGAAAAGAGCAATGCAGATTTGATCATGATGGGCACTATGGGCGATAAAATTACGGATGAAGCCATTACCAACACATCGAAATTGGTGTTGGAGGCCAATTGCCCGGTAATATCAATTCCTTATGGAACCGCCATTAAAGAACCTAAAAACATTGCCTTGGTAATGGGGGGCGAAAAAATTGATGACAAGAACGTCTTGGGAACACTATTGGACATTGCCAGAGCATTTGATGCCCGTATCCATGTGCTTACCATTTATAAGGATTCCGTTTATGATGAAGAAGCCATCAAAGAATCCAATGAAAATTTGTTGGAATACTATTTGGAGCACTTTTATGCCGACCACACCTTCACTAAAAATGAAGATGTGGAACAAGGTATTTTGGACTACATCAACGAAAAAAGCATTGATCTGTTAACCATATTGCCCCGGAACCATAACGAAAAAAGTATACCTTCGGAAGGGAGATTGACAAAATTGCTGACCCTGCACTCCGAGATACCGGTATTGGCCTTGGATTAA
- a CDS encoding ATP-dependent 6-phosphofructokinase, with amino-acid sequence MNDKNRFSIESLGASQYTSPLQLSTVKGDHIFSFVSESDRLVFDPSIQYYNQCLNDGEAPICMEKAGPRQNIFFDAKNTTAAIVTCGGLCPGINNVIRGLVMALHYFYGIKKIIGIPYGYEGLNPEKGHDFVELTPDKVKDIHQFGGTFLGSSRGEQDVSVMVDTLENNRVDMLFAIGGDGTLKGVNAIGEEIAKRNGKISVVGIPKTIDNDIDLIDESFGFQTAFDVASPILRDAHNEATGAYNGISIIKLMGRDSGFIAASAALAMPVVNFVLIPEMDFSLEGEEGFLKVLEKRLQEKKHAVIVVAEGAGQQLFKDRKMVKDASGNVQHEDIGVFLKEKIIEYFKEKRPVTIKYIDPSYIVRCAPANSSDSVYCSGLAYHAVHGAMAGKTKFVASRINNRYVYLPVDEVTKKRKKIDLEGEFWFSVLQSTGQPFFLG; translated from the coding sequence GTGAACGATAAAAATAGATTTTCCATAGAAAGCTTGGGGGCGTCTCAGTATACGTCGCCGCTTCAGCTTAGTACCGTTAAGGGAGACCACATATTCAGCTTTGTAAGTGAGTCGGATAGGTTGGTGTTCGACCCCTCCATACAATATTACAATCAATGTTTAAATGATGGGGAGGCACCTATTTGTATGGAAAAAGCAGGTCCAAGACAAAACATCTTTTTTGATGCCAAAAACACTACTGCGGCAATAGTCACCTGTGGCGGTCTTTGCCCAGGAATCAACAATGTGATTCGTGGATTGGTAATGGCCCTGCACTATTTTTATGGGATCAAAAAAATTATTGGGATCCCCTATGGTTATGAAGGCCTAAATCCTGAAAAAGGACATGATTTCGTAGAATTGACACCGGACAAGGTAAAGGACATCCATCAATTTGGGGGTACTTTTTTAGGTTCGTCCAGAGGCGAGCAAGATGTGTCTGTAATGGTGGACACCCTTGAAAATAACCGTGTGGATATGTTATTTGCCATTGGTGGAGATGGAACTTTGAAGGGGGTAAATGCCATTGGTGAGGAAATTGCCAAAAGAAATGGGAAAATCAGTGTAGTGGGAATTCCAAAGACCATAGACAACGATATTGATCTTATTGACGAATCCTTTGGCTTTCAGACCGCTTTTGACGTAGCAAGTCCCATTTTACGCGATGCCCATAATGAAGCAACAGGAGCTTATAATGGTATCTCCATTATTAAATTAATGGGTAGGGATAGTGGTTTTATTGCTGCTTCGGCCGCTTTGGCCATGCCCGTCGTTAATTTTGTACTGATTCCCGAAATGGATTTTTCCCTTGAGGGTGAAGAAGGCTTCTTAAAAGTTTTGGAAAAGCGTCTACAAGAAAAAAAACATGCCGTTATTGTGGTGGCAGAAGGTGCGGGACAACAACTTTTTAAAGACAGAAAGATGGTAAAGGATGCATCGGGCAATGTACAGCACGAGGATATTGGTGTTTTCCTAAAGGAAAAAATTATAGAATACTTTAAAGAAAAAAGGCCAGTGACCATTAAGTACATCGACCCTAGCTATATTGTGCGGTGTGCCCCGGCCAACTCCAGCGATAGTGTTTATTGCAGTGGATTGGCTTATCATGCCGTACACGGAGCAATGGCCGGAAAGACCAAGTTTGTTGCCAGTAGGATAAACAATCGTTATGTGTATTTGCCTGTTGACGAAGTCACTAAAAAGAGAAAGAAAATTGATTTGGAAGGCGAGTTCTGGTTCTCTGTACTGCAAAGCACAGGTCAGCCGTTTTTCTTGGGATAA
- a CDS encoding HPF/RaiA family ribosome-associated protein, with amino-acid sequence MEVHVQYQKMKTSESLTQLLIKKLESLEQKYSWLIKANVLFKTENDKTGEGKICEIELSAPGPRIFAKSDTDDFEKSMSQTVEDLRRQLEKRQATFDTR; translated from the coding sequence ATGGAAGTACACGTTCAATATCAAAAGATGAAGACCAGTGAGTCGTTGACCCAATTATTAATAAAAAAACTGGAAAGTTTGGAACAAAAATACAGTTGGTTGATCAAGGCCAATGTATTGTTTAAAACTGAAAATGATAAAACTGGAGAAGGCAAGATCTGTGAAATTGAGCTGAGTGCTCCGGGACCGAGAATATTTGCCAAATCCGATACCGACGATTTTGAAAAATCCATGTCCCAAACCGTTGAGGATTTGAGAAGACAGCTTGAAAAAAGGCAAGCTACGTTCGATACCCGTTAA
- a CDS encoding sugar porter family MFS transporter gives MDKRIFRISLTAALAGFLFGFDTVVISGANQPIKEIWDTNWFLGDSIFTFHGIFIMSMALWGTVLGSLFGGIPTDRLGRKKTLFWIGVLYFASAMGSAFAPEPYSFSLFRFIGGIGVGASSVAAPVYISEISTAQTRGRLTAMYQFNIVFGILIAFISNYFIGIIFDESIAWRWMLGIEGLPALIYTFMVFKIPNSPRWLLLKDRADAVVIESITLLGIAKDKASIHLEQIKVALVETTEKQKESLFSGKYNKPLALAFLIAFFNQLSGINFVLYYAPEILERAGLASGESLFSSISIGIINLIFTFVGISLIDKLGRKQLMYIGSIGYIVSLAMVGWCFYSGASSVLLLTFILIFIASHAVGQGAVIWVFISEIFPNKVRSYGQSWGTGTHWVFAALITLLTPTFLDAEIGIFKDNPWPIFIFFAVMMVLQLLWVIFMMPETKGISLEELGKLLSRKKQKSN, from the coding sequence ATGGACAAGCGTATTTTCAGAATTTCATTGACGGCGGCCCTAGCGGGCTTTTTATTTGGGTTTGATACCGTTGTTATTTCCGGTGCAAATCAGCCCATAAAAGAAATATGGGACACCAACTGGTTTTTGGGCGATTCCATTTTCACTTTCCACGGTATCTTCATAATGTCCATGGCACTTTGGGGAACCGTTCTGGGTTCACTTTTTGGAGGTATTCCAACCGACCGTTTGGGAAGAAAAAAGACCTTGTTCTGGATAGGTGTACTCTATTTTGCATCGGCGATGGGTTCGGCCTTTGCTCCCGAACCCTATAGTTTTTCACTCTTTAGGTTTATTGGGGGTATTGGCGTAGGTGCCTCATCGGTGGCCGCACCGGTTTATATCTCTGAGATTTCCACTGCCCAAACACGTGGTAGGTTAACGGCCATGTACCAGTTCAATATTGTTTTTGGAATTTTGATCGCCTTTATATCCAATTATTTTATCGGGATCATTTTTGATGAAAGCATTGCTTGGCGATGGATGTTGGGTATTGAAGGGCTTCCCGCTTTGATCTACACCTTTATGGTGTTCAAGATACCGAACAGCCCACGATGGTTGTTGTTGAAGGACCGAGCAGACGCTGTGGTCATTGAATCCATTACTTTATTGGGCATTGCAAAAGACAAGGCCTCCATCCATCTGGAGCAAATTAAAGTTGCCTTAGTGGAAACCACGGAAAAACAAAAGGAAAGTTTGTTCTCTGGAAAGTACAACAAACCGCTGGCCCTAGCTTTTTTGATTGCTTTTTTCAATCAACTTTCGGGAATCAATTTTGTGCTGTACTACGCCCCTGAAATCTTGGAACGGGCAGGTCTCGCTTCGGGTGAATCGCTCTTTAGTTCCATATCCATCGGTATCATTAACTTGATATTCACCTTTGTAGGCATTTCCCTGATCGATAAATTGGGACGAAAGCAATTAATGTACATCGGTTCCATCGGCTATATTGTGAGTTTGGCCATGGTGGGCTGGTGTTTCTATTCAGGCGCCAGTTCCGTGCTGTTGCTCACTTTTATTTTGATTTTTATTGCCTCCCATGCCGTGGGGCAAGGTGCCGTGATCTGGGTGTTTATTTCGGAAATTTTCCCGAACAAGGTCCGGTCTTACGGGCAATCGTGGGGTACTGGAACGCACTGGGTATTCGCTGCTTTGATTACCTTGCTCACCCCTACTTTTTTAGATGCTGAAATAGGAATTTTTAAAGATAACCCATGGCCTATCTTTATCTTTTTTGCGGTTATGATGGTACTCCAATTATTATGGGTGATTTTTATGATGCCAGAGACCAAGGGAATCTCTTTGGAGGAGTTGGGAAAACTGCTCAGTCGAAAGAAACAAAAGTCCAATTGA